Proteins from one Bombus affinis isolate iyBomAffi1 chromosome 1, iyBomAffi1.2, whole genome shotgun sequence genomic window:
- the LOC126928912 gene encoding uncharacterized protein LOC126928912 isoform X2, which translates to MEPEQRGRTSRASSTSSLGREVRCGCQYYQSDSLLPERRALHGRPPSRTMQQPPAVRCSEHEYEPIAAPSPSPKPATAPVVRITDTDVVPVADSDDSIDDRARLPPELTRAGDVVLPLDGKIEDTAMEARELVETGDTSEELETPQQLQERLEERFLSAATPGAESRTDGEVNTSQVDSLALEELPLRRGARGLPQRLKTQASKLRSRLRNMQRPTFAFTERQKQDKVRTTSSGRSDRSRSDKRPSRMDRIRSSFSERPRFSLPDRPRLSLPDKSKFHLPERPKFNFPEKAKFHLPEKAKFTIKKPNIRLPNALTRKKSPVHEQRSTDSTMGSKKNIFDFPTYPRIFDKKSKSRGEYATSTPKDSRAQSAESATFPRTRKRTDRWTQRFSKTTAFGDEEQSNGESAVERAQPWRHPSMEMPRLSMSEEGAVTIPWEEKHREEEFQYMDYEQESPEISDRQPHPRSETSRTEEESYNRDRPESDLILYPTEKEIYQRDVREEDVEEDQEEWRPEEKIPKKQFRPIPRSRSLEEVLRARQEGYEGSFAMMDPRRYGVHKTPSEEEEYEEDMDEDEEPEPSSAQSDREQQHSSTSSCDRRRHGVIEEIDSDEFFLRERGLSQDDMTLANDDMVPIPPMRKRSIRKQKEGSVESYDVMPPVRPKRDPNKVRRSESTDEQFRDQTSSDSRHRVVYQTEGEPAKLPIEPLDDIVVVKPVRRKSKSLQRSQSQLPADTPQPPSPTPVAPTRRKRLRKELERKNDEMEPICNGHTDWTSDSAPEKPLPLPPTMTTEQLEKQEVYTAEEIMTTSEENIQKLGTRLQGEKYVEPAPIPPKRRSRSRGTSVALDEDRTSHGAESLPEAGYVEEDIPQDDLDLGRELIGYAIIEKREKPPRPPPPRRKRDKFATTPRSVPPKRPQRAYSTLGPARSKETNILTDDTYDMTLQETESTPYIEIDSDDGEHKNLRSSEVLSKMQGRPLPAPPRPPRSRKDRSIERSTREIQQEIAMETTTATQTDPLPDDLVIEEEVTQAKLLVAPSSSGSQIMVSTERIPSPSSMSTPPVPPLPISQRLRKDEQPEPSYDTVSLKSPSPTREMEAFEDKHLSAPHLDEPIHRDEDTHLKSIRSALFPDEPVRISNLEVADLRVDRLSVSQIEAGKIVASEVDALVVTASELKNIGGSMEESLSPSIIRELMAIRSHLETVAASRVQVQKEESKTIEVKTDIPVAQRRSVERKPEEESICGDAEEEKPKSEDQKVIRKKAKDTSSTHTLSVAQVEDKESTHTLAISQVVPSDKDTPSTQTLLVGQGIEDRSLRILDTETSLSLSPDTTKEFNMEESRASLPPSVTTSMEESTEPRVSLDLLSETSNEPMDPTFDSKPSESQEFLTSQEKDKETSPEISEWKIRKSRSRSPSPIGIPRTRQTASPVRSLPPAISVTPDTPDSIVSHGITNEMQPQRAVISYTSYTDQSDRESQRESSQSPIPPFPIGGTHLIAFPASQVPSQFLSLASPSLDTEPSIADSTRQLVRVLRLAGLKVMRHFVGYMSSMVGEESREKIREVELTLCALLLLVAGLLIFFFSNPRTVTHHHHWDYFNPPK; encoded by the exons ATGGAGCCGGAGCAACGTGGACGCACCTCACGAGCGTCGTCGACGTCGAGCCTCGGCCGCGAGGTCCGTTGTGGCTGTCAGTACTACCAGAGCGACTCGCTTCTGCCGGAACGACGTGCTCTCCACGGTAGACCGCCGTCCAGGACGATGCAGCAGCCACCTGCGGTCCGCTGCAG CGAGCACGAGTACGAACCGATCGCGGCGCCGTCGCCATCGCCAAAGCCGGCGACGGCGCCGGTCGTGCGAATTACCGACACGGATGTGGTGCCCGTCGCTGACAGCGACGACAGCATCGACGACCGGGCAAGGCTACCGCCGGAGCTGACACGGGCCGGCGATGTCGTCCTCCCGTTGGACGGCAAGATCGAGGACACCGCGATGGAAGCTCGCGAGCTGGTGGAAACCGGCGACACCTCTGAAGAATTGGAGACCCCACAACAACTGCAGGAGCGACTCGAGGAACGATTTTTAAGCGCTGCTACTCCAGGCGCTGAGTCCAGGACCGATGGAGAGGTCAACACTAGTCAA GTAGACTCGTTGGCATTGGAGGAACTTCCTCTCCGTCGCGGTGCTCGCGGCTTGCCCCAGCGGCTAAAAACGCAGGCTAGCAAGCTACGTTCGCGTCTGAGAAACATGCAACGACCCACGTTCGCCTTCACCGAGCGACAAAAGCAAGATAAGGTCAGGACGACAAGCAGCGGCCGCTCGGACAGGTCCAGATCCGATAAGAGACCCAGTCGAATGGATAGAATACGATCTTCCTTCTCAGAAAGACCTAGATTTAGCTTACCTGATCGTCCGAGGTTATCCTTGCCAGACAAATCAAAGTTTCATTTACCCGAGCGACCGAAATTCAACTTTCCTGAAAAGGCAAAATTCCATCTACCTGAGAAAGCAAAATTCACTATCAAGAAGCCTAACATTCGACTACCTAACGCTCTGACTCGCAAGAAATCCCCTGTTCACGAACAGCGATCTACAGATTCCACGATGGGCTCCAAGAAGAATATCTTCGACTTTCCTACTTATCCGCGGATATTCGATAAAAAATCAAAGAGCAGAGGCGAATACGCGACCTCTACGCCAAAAGATTCGAGGGCACAGTCAGCAGAGAGTGCTACGTTTCCACGGACTCGTAAAAGAACCGACAGATGGACTCAGAGATTTAGCAAGACCACTGCTTTTGGCGATGAGGAGCAATCGAATGGAGAATCTGCGGTAGAAAGGGCTCAACCTTGGCGACACCCTTCCATGGAGATGCCTAGATTATCTATGAGCGAAGAAGGAGCAGTCACGATACCCTGGGAAGAGAAACACAGGGAGGAAGAGTTTCAATATATGGATTATGAACAGGAATCCCCAGAAATTTCTGATCGTCAGCCGCATCCAAGGTCAGAAACTTCCAGGACAGAAGAAGAATCGTATAACAGAGATAGACCAGAGTCAGATCTGATATTGTATccaactgaaaaggaaatatatCAACGTGATGTTAGAGAAGAAGATGTGGAAGAAGATCAAGAAGAATGGAGACCAGAGGAAAAGATACCTAAAAAGCAATTTAGACCTATTCCAAGATCCAGGTCCTTAGAAGAGGTTCTTCGAGCCAGGCAAGAGGGTTATGAAGGATCTTTTGCGATGATGGATCCAAGAAGATATGGAGTACACAAGACACCatccgaagaagaagaatacGAAGAAGACATGGATGAAGACGAGGAACCTGAACCATCATCCGCTCAATCGGATAGAGAACAACAACATTCGAGTACCAGCTCCTGTGATCGACGTCGACATGGGGTTATAGAAGAAATTGATTCCGACGAGTTCTTCCTGCGAGAACGTGGACTCAGTCAGGATGACATGACTCTtg CCAATGACGACATGGTACCAATCCCTCCCATGAGAAAGAGATCAATAAGAAAGCAAAAAGAAGGTTCCGTGGAGTCGTATGATGTAATGCCACCAGTCAGGCCAAAAAGGGATCCAAACAAGGTTCGTCGGAGTGAATCTACGGATGAACAGTTCCGTGATCAAACCAGTAGCGACTCCAGACACAGGGTAGTCTATCAGACAGAAGGAGAACCTGCGAAACTACCAATTGAACCGTTGGACGATATTGTAGTAGTGAAGCCTGTGCGTAGAAAATCGAAATCCTTACAACGCAGTCAATCACAACTTCCTGCAGATACTCCTCAACCACCATCCCCAACGCCAGTGGCACCAACTCGGCGGAAACGATTGCGTAAGGAACTTGAGCGTAAAAATGACGAAATGGAACCTATTTGCAATGGACACACCGATTGGACCAGTGATTCTGCCCCTGAGAAACCTCTTCCATTGCCTCCTACAATGACCACAGAACAATTAGAGAAACAAGAAGTATACACAGCTGAAGAAATCATGACAACGAGTGAAGAGAATATTCAGAAGCTTGGAACGAGACTTCAAGGAGAAAAATATGTGGAGCCAGCACCTATACCACCAAAAAGAAGATCTAGGTCTAGGGGAACTTCTGTAGCACTTGATGAAGATAGGACATCTCATGGTgcagaatcattgccagaagcTGGTTATGTGGAGGAGGATATTCCACAAGATGACCTTGATCTAGGAAGAGAATTAATAGGTTATGCCATTATAGAAAAACGAGAGAAGCCACCTAGACCTCCTCCTCCGAGGAGAAAGAGGGACAAGTTTGCTACTACTCCCAGATCTGTTCCTCCTAAACGTCCCCAAAGAGCGTACAGTACTCTTGGCCCAGCTAGGTCTAAGGAGACTAATATATTAACTGACGATACTTATGATATGACCCTGCAAGAAACTGAGTCTACTCCTTACATAGAAATCGACTCCGATGATGGAGAACACAAAAACCTGCGTAGCAGTGAAGTTCTGAGTAAAATGCAGGGACGACCACTGCCAGCCCCACCTAGACCACCAAGATCTAGAAAAGATAGATCTATAGAAAGATCCACTCGTGAGATACAACAGGAAATTGCTATGGAAACGACCACTGCCACGCAGACAGATCCCTTACCTGATGACTTGGTGATAGAGGAAGAAGTAACACAGGCGAAGCTACTTGTAGCACCATCTAGCTCAGGCTCCCAGATTATGGTATCCACAGAGAGAATACCCAGTCCATCAAGTATGAGCACACCACCTGTTCCTCCTTTACCAATATCTCAAAGACTACGCAAGGATGAACAACCAGAACCTTCATACGATACTGTCTCATTAAAATCTCCATCTCCAACTAGAGAAATGGAAGCTTTTGAGGATAAACACTTATCCGCGCCACATCTAGATGAACCGATTCATAGAGACGAAGACACACATTTAAAGTCCATTAGATCCGCCCTGTTTCCAGATGAACCTGTGAGGATCAGCAATCTAGAAGTTGCTGACTTAAGAGTGGATCGTCTGAGCGTTTCCCAAATTGAAGCTGGTAAAATCGTTGCATCTGAAGTGGATGCATTGGTCGTTACTGCGTCTGAGTTGAAGAATATAGGTGGCAGCATGGAGGAGAGTCTGTCTCCCTCTATTATTAGGGAGTTAATGGCTATAAGAAGCCATTTGGAGACTGTGGCTGCATCCAGGGTTCAGGTTCAAAAGGAAGAGAGCAAAACGATTGAGGTGAAGACAGACATTCCCGTTGCACAGAGGCGGAGCGTCGAAAGGAAACCTGAAGAAGAGTCAATTTGTGGAGATGCAGAGGAAGAGAAACCAAAGAGCGAGGATCAAAAGGTTATTAGAAAAAAAGCAAAGGATACATCAAGCACACATACACTATCGGTCGCGCAGGTAGAGGACAAAGAGTCGACACACACTCTAGCAATTTCGCAAGTAGTACCGAGTGACAAAGATACTCCTAGCACACAAACATTACTAGTTGGTCAGGGTATTGAAGATAGGTCCTTACGAATTCTAGATACAGAAACCTCTCTTTCATTGAGCCCGGATACTACTAAGGAATTCAACATGGAAGAATCCCGCGCGTCCCTTCCCCCATCCGTAACGACCTCCATGGAAGAGAGCACGGAGCCCAGGGTGTCTCTGGATCTCTTGTCCGAAACTAGCAACGAACCAATGGATCCCACCTTCGATTCTAAACCTTCAGAGTCACAAGAATTTTTGACGTCACAAGAAAAGGACAAAGAGACTTCGCCAGAAATCAGCGAATGGAAAATACGAAAGTCAAGGTCCAGATCGCCATCTCCAATAGGTATCCCTAGAACACGACAGACTGCTTCTCCCGTTAGATCACTACCACCTGCCATCTCTGTGACTCCGGACACACCAGACAGTATCGTGAGTCACGGCATTACCAACGAGATGCAGCCGCAACGTGCTGTAATTTCTTACACTTCATATACAGATCAGTCGGACAGAGAGAGTCAAAGAGAATCGTCCCAATCGCCAATTCCTCCCTTTCCTATAGGAGGTACTCATCTCATAGCGTTTCCAGCTTCACAAGTTCCGTCACAATTTTTATCCCTGGCCAGTCCTAGCCTTGACACAGAACCGAGTATTGCAGACAGTACTAGGCAATTGGTCAGAGTTCTTCGATTAGCTGGTTTAAAAGTTATGAGACATTTTGTGGGATATATGTCGTCTATGGTAGGAGAAGAGTCGAGGGAGAAGATCAGGGAAGTGGAACTAACGCTGTGTGCATTGTTGCTCCTGGTTGCTGGCTTATTGATATTCTTCTTCAGCAACCCTCGAACAGTTACGCATCATCATCATTGGGACTATTTTAACCCACCAAAATAA
- the LOC126928912 gene encoding serine/arginine repetitive matrix protein 1 isoform X3, with translation MEPEQRGRTSRASSTSSLGREVRCGCQYYQSDSLLPERRALHGRPPSRTMQQPPAVRCSEHEYEPIAAPSPSPKPATAPVVRITDTDVVPVADSDDSIDDRARLPPELTRAGDVVLPLDGKIEDTAMEARELVETGDTSEELETPQQLQERLEERFLSAATPGAESRTDGEVNTSQVDSLALEELPLRRGARGLPQRLKTQASKLRSRLRNMQRPTFAFTERQKQDKVRTTSSGRSDRSRSDKRPSRMDRIRSSFSERPRFSLPDRPRLSLPDKSKFHLPERPKFNFPEKAKFHLPEKAKFTIKKPNIRLPNALTRKKSPVHEQRSTDSTMGSKKNIFDFPTYPRIFDKKSKSRGEYATSTPKDSRAQSAESATFPRTRKRTDRWTQRFSKTTAFGDEEQSNGESAVERAQPWRHPSMEMPRLSMSEEGAVTIPWEEKHREEEFQYMDYEQESPEISDRQPHPRSETSRTEEESYNRDRPESDLILYPTEKEIYQRDVREEDVEEDQEEWRPEEKIPKKQFRPIPRSRSLEEVLRARQEGYEGSFAMMDPRRYGVHKTPSEEEEYEEDMDEDEEPEPSSAQSDREQQHSSTSSCDRRRHGVIEEIDSDEFFLRERGLSQDDMTLGKYLNSEIRDVLRTEGNVLANDDMVPIPPMRKRSIRKQKEGSVESYDVMPPVRPKRDPNKVRRSESTDEQFRDQTSSDSRHRVVYQTEGEPAKLPIEPLDDIVVVKPVRRKSKSLQRSQSQLPADTPQPPSPTPVAPTRRKRLRKELERKNDEMEPICNGHTDWTSDSAPEKPLPLPPTMTTEQLEKQEVYTAEEIMTTSEENIQKLGTRLQGEKYVEPAPIPPKRRSRSRGTSVALDEDRTSHGAESLPEAGYVEEDIPQDDLDLGRELIGYAIIEKREKPPRPPPPRRKRDKFATTPRSVPPKRPQRAYSTLGPARSKETNILTDDTYDMTLQETESTPYIEIDSDDGEHKNLRSSEVLSKMQGRPLPAPPRPPRSRKDRSIERSTREIQQEIAMETTTATQTDPLPDDLVIEEEVTQAKLLVAPSSSGSQIMVSTERIPSPSSMSTPPVPPLPISQRLRKDEQPEPSYDTVSLKSPSPTREMEAFEDKHLSAPHLDEPIHRDEDTHLKSIRSALFPDEPVRISNLEVADLRVDRLSVSQIEAGKIVASEVDALVVTASELKNIGGSMEESLSPSIIRELMAIRSHLETVAASRVQVQKEESKTIEVKTDIPVAQRRSVERKPEEESICGDAEEEKPKSEDQKVIRKKAKDTSSTHTLSVAQIQKPLFH, from the exons ATGGAGCCGGAGCAACGTGGACGCACCTCACGAGCGTCGTCGACGTCGAGCCTCGGCCGCGAGGTCCGTTGTGGCTGTCAGTACTACCAGAGCGACTCGCTTCTGCCGGAACGACGTGCTCTCCACGGTAGACCGCCGTCCAGGACGATGCAGCAGCCACCTGCGGTCCGCTGCAG CGAGCACGAGTACGAACCGATCGCGGCGCCGTCGCCATCGCCAAAGCCGGCGACGGCGCCGGTCGTGCGAATTACCGACACGGATGTGGTGCCCGTCGCTGACAGCGACGACAGCATCGACGACCGGGCAAGGCTACCGCCGGAGCTGACACGGGCCGGCGATGTCGTCCTCCCGTTGGACGGCAAGATCGAGGACACCGCGATGGAAGCTCGCGAGCTGGTGGAAACCGGCGACACCTCTGAAGAATTGGAGACCCCACAACAACTGCAGGAGCGACTCGAGGAACGATTTTTAAGCGCTGCTACTCCAGGCGCTGAGTCCAGGACCGATGGAGAGGTCAACACTAGTCAA GTAGACTCGTTGGCATTGGAGGAACTTCCTCTCCGTCGCGGTGCTCGCGGCTTGCCCCAGCGGCTAAAAACGCAGGCTAGCAAGCTACGTTCGCGTCTGAGAAACATGCAACGACCCACGTTCGCCTTCACCGAGCGACAAAAGCAAGATAAGGTCAGGACGACAAGCAGCGGCCGCTCGGACAGGTCCAGATCCGATAAGAGACCCAGTCGAATGGATAGAATACGATCTTCCTTCTCAGAAAGACCTAGATTTAGCTTACCTGATCGTCCGAGGTTATCCTTGCCAGACAAATCAAAGTTTCATTTACCCGAGCGACCGAAATTCAACTTTCCTGAAAAGGCAAAATTCCATCTACCTGAGAAAGCAAAATTCACTATCAAGAAGCCTAACATTCGACTACCTAACGCTCTGACTCGCAAGAAATCCCCTGTTCACGAACAGCGATCTACAGATTCCACGATGGGCTCCAAGAAGAATATCTTCGACTTTCCTACTTATCCGCGGATATTCGATAAAAAATCAAAGAGCAGAGGCGAATACGCGACCTCTACGCCAAAAGATTCGAGGGCACAGTCAGCAGAGAGTGCTACGTTTCCACGGACTCGTAAAAGAACCGACAGATGGACTCAGAGATTTAGCAAGACCACTGCTTTTGGCGATGAGGAGCAATCGAATGGAGAATCTGCGGTAGAAAGGGCTCAACCTTGGCGACACCCTTCCATGGAGATGCCTAGATTATCTATGAGCGAAGAAGGAGCAGTCACGATACCCTGGGAAGAGAAACACAGGGAGGAAGAGTTTCAATATATGGATTATGAACAGGAATCCCCAGAAATTTCTGATCGTCAGCCGCATCCAAGGTCAGAAACTTCCAGGACAGAAGAAGAATCGTATAACAGAGATAGACCAGAGTCAGATCTGATATTGTATccaactgaaaaggaaatatatCAACGTGATGTTAGAGAAGAAGATGTGGAAGAAGATCAAGAAGAATGGAGACCAGAGGAAAAGATACCTAAAAAGCAATTTAGACCTATTCCAAGATCCAGGTCCTTAGAAGAGGTTCTTCGAGCCAGGCAAGAGGGTTATGAAGGATCTTTTGCGATGATGGATCCAAGAAGATATGGAGTACACAAGACACCatccgaagaagaagaatacGAAGAAGACATGGATGAAGACGAGGAACCTGAACCATCATCCGCTCAATCGGATAGAGAACAACAACATTCGAGTACCAGCTCCTGTGATCGACGTCGACATGGGGTTATAGAAGAAATTGATTCCGACGAGTTCTTCCTGCGAGAACGTGGACTCAGTCAGGATGACATGACTCTtggtaaatatttaaatagtgAAATCAGAGATGTTTTGAGAACAGAAGGAAATGTTTTAGCCAATGACGACATGGTACCAATCCCTCCCATGAGAAAGAGATCAATAAGAAAGCAAAAAGAAGGTTCCGTGGAGTCGTATGATGTAATGCCACCAGTCAGGCCAAAAAGGGATCCAAACAAGGTTCGTCGGAGTGAATCTACGGATGAACAGTTCCGTGATCAAACCAGTAGCGACTCCAGACACAGGGTAGTCTATCAGACAGAAGGAGAACCTGCGAAACTACCAATTGAACCGTTGGACGATATTGTAGTAGTGAAGCCTGTGCGTAGAAAATCGAAATCCTTACAACGCAGTCAATCACAACTTCCTGCAGATACTCCTCAACCACCATCCCCAACGCCAGTGGCACCAACTCGGCGGAAACGATTGCGTAAGGAACTTGAGCGTAAAAATGACGAAATGGAACCTATTTGCAATGGACACACCGATTGGACCAGTGATTCTGCCCCTGAGAAACCTCTTCCATTGCCTCCTACAATGACCACAGAACAATTAGAGAAACAAGAAGTATACACAGCTGAAGAAATCATGACAACGAGTGAAGAGAATATTCAGAAGCTTGGAACGAGACTTCAAGGAGAAAAATATGTGGAGCCAGCACCTATACCACCAAAAAGAAGATCTAGGTCTAGGGGAACTTCTGTAGCACTTGATGAAGATAGGACATCTCATGGTgcagaatcattgccagaagcTGGTTATGTGGAGGAGGATATTCCACAAGATGACCTTGATCTAGGAAGAGAATTAATAGGTTATGCCATTATAGAAAAACGAGAGAAGCCACCTAGACCTCCTCCTCCGAGGAGAAAGAGGGACAAGTTTGCTACTACTCCCAGATCTGTTCCTCCTAAACGTCCCCAAAGAGCGTACAGTACTCTTGGCCCAGCTAGGTCTAAGGAGACTAATATATTAACTGACGATACTTATGATATGACCCTGCAAGAAACTGAGTCTACTCCTTACATAGAAATCGACTCCGATGATGGAGAACACAAAAACCTGCGTAGCAGTGAAGTTCTGAGTAAAATGCAGGGACGACCACTGCCAGCCCCACCTAGACCACCAAGATCTAGAAAAGATAGATCTATAGAAAGATCCACTCGTGAGATACAACAGGAAATTGCTATGGAAACGACCACTGCCACGCAGACAGATCCCTTACCTGATGACTTGGTGATAGAGGAAGAAGTAACACAGGCGAAGCTACTTGTAGCACCATCTAGCTCAGGCTCCCAGATTATGGTATCCACAGAGAGAATACCCAGTCCATCAAGTATGAGCACACCACCTGTTCCTCCTTTACCAATATCTCAAAGACTACGCAAGGATGAACAACCAGAACCTTCATACGATACTGTCTCATTAAAATCTCCATCTCCAACTAGAGAAATGGAAGCTTTTGAGGATAAACACTTATCCGCGCCACATCTAGATGAACCGATTCATAGAGACGAAGACACACATTTAAAGTCCATTAGATCCGCCCTGTTTCCAGATGAACCTGTGAGGATCAGCAATCTAGAAGTTGCTGACTTAAGAGTGGATCGTCTGAGCGTTTCCCAAATTGAAGCTGGTAAAATCGTTGCATCTGAAGTGGATGCATTGGTCGTTACTGCGTCTGAGTTGAAGAATATAGGTGGCAGCATGGAGGAGAGTCTGTCTCCCTCTATTATTAGGGAGTTAATGGCTATAAGAAGCCATTTGGAGACTGTGGCTGCATCCAGGGTTCAGGTTCAAAAGGAAGAGAGCAAAACGATTGAGGTGAAGACAGACATTCCCGTTGCACAGAGGCGGAGCGTCGAAAGGAAACCTGAAGAAGAGTCAATTTGTGGAGATGCAGAGGAAGAGAAACCAAAGAGCGAGGATCAAAAGGTTATTAGAAAAAAAGCAAAGGATACATCAAGCACACATACACTATCGGTCGCGCAG ATACAGAAACCTCTCTTTCATTGA